A section of the Bacteroidia bacterium genome encodes:
- a CDS encoding CNNM domain-containing protein, with protein sequence MTLLFLYLFIALFTSFLCSLMEAVLLSTPLSYLLSKSEQRVYSATEFIKLKENIDKPLSAILSLNTIAHTVGAAGVGAQATLVFGEASFGIISAILTILILVVSEIIPKTLGANYSKELMGFTVRIIKGMIFITYPLVILSAGLTRLLSRKNTELTTSREEISALANIGQEEGVFGDKENKIIQNLIRLKSIRLSEILTPRIVVEVADEEMKLQEFLDKKELMHFSRLPVYAENRENITGYVFKELVFEKLAEDQFDLKLKDIKREIIIFPDSQTLFMAWEIMLSKKEHIALVTDEYGGMDGVVTLEDIIETLLGFEIVDEKDKVDDMRKYALDKWKIRRNRNKS encoded by the coding sequence ATGACGCTGTTATTCCTTTATTTATTTATTGCACTTTTTACTTCTTTTTTATGTTCCTTGATGGAAGCTGTTTTGCTTTCCACACCGCTTTCCTACCTGCTGTCGAAATCGGAGCAGAGAGTATATTCAGCCACCGAGTTTATTAAATTAAAGGAAAATATTGATAAGCCTCTTTCTGCTATTTTATCTTTAAATACGATTGCGCATACGGTAGGTGCAGCGGGAGTTGGGGCGCAGGCCACACTGGTATTTGGAGAGGCTTCATTCGGAATTATTTCCGCGATACTCACCATCCTTATCCTGGTGGTGAGCGAAATTATTCCTAAAACGCTGGGTGCCAATTACAGCAAGGAGCTTATGGGCTTCACGGTCAGAATCATTAAGGGGATGATTTTTATAACTTATCCTTTAGTAATACTCTCTGCAGGATTAACGCGATTGCTCTCCAGGAAAAATACTGAATTAACCACAAGCCGAGAGGAAATTTCAGCTTTGGCAAACATAGGACAAGAAGAAGGTGTATTTGGAGATAAAGAAAATAAAATAATTCAGAATCTTATCAGATTAAAAAGTATCCGGTTGTCAGAAATATTGACGCCCAGGATCGTAGTGGAGGTGGCGGACGAAGAAATGAAACTTCAGGAGTTTCTCGATAAAAAGGAGCTTATGCACTTTTCGAGACTACCGGTTTATGCTGAAAACAGGGAAAATATTACAGGTTATGTATTTAAAGAATTGGTGTTTGAAAAATTAGCAGAAGATCAATTTGACCTGAAACTAAAAGATATAAAAAGAGAAATTATAATTTTTCCTGATTCACAAACACTGTTCATGGCCTGGGAGATCATGCTCAGCAAAAAGGAACATATTGCGCTGGTAACGGATGAATATGGAGGAATGGATGGAGTCGTTACGCTCGAAGATATTATTGAGACCTTGCTGGGTTTTGAGATTGTTGATGAAAAAGACAAGGTGGATGATATGCGGAAATATGCCCTGGACAAATGGAAGATCAGGAGAAATAGAAATAAGAGCTGA
- a CDS encoding DUF4287 domain-containing protein produces MDKATQTMIENLHKNTGKSLEEWISIVKEQNHSKHGEIIKFLKEQHGFTHGFANLVAHKAKGSDAGSSSQDELIAKQYQGKEHLKPIYDVLIAQMQQFGEDVEIAPKNTYVSLRRKKQFAMLQPATKTRFEIGINLKGHEPEGKLEAIRAKNSMCSHKININDIKEIDTEVVKWLRMAYDEAG; encoded by the coding sequence ATGGATAAGGCCACGCAAACCATGATTGAAAACCTGCATAAGAATACAGGCAAATCACTTGAAGAATGGATATCGATTGTTAAAGAGCAAAACCATTCAAAGCACGGAGAGATAATCAAATTCCTGAAGGAGCAACATGGTTTCACGCATGGGTTTGCCAATCTTGTTGCGCATAAAGCCAAAGGGTCAGATGCCGGTTCATCAAGCCAGGATGAGTTGATCGCGAAGCAATATCAGGGCAAGGAGCATCTTAAACCGATATATGATGTGCTGATAGCTCAAATGCAGCAGTTTGGAGAAGATGTGGAAATTGCTCCCAAGAATACGTATGTCAGCCTGAGGCGGAAAAAGCAATTTGCTATGCTGCAACCTGCTACGAAAACGCGTTTTGAAATTGGAATAAATTTAAAAGGCCATGAACCGGAAGGAAAGCTGGAGGCCATCAGAGCAAAAAATTCTATGTGTTCTCATAAAATTAATATTAATGATATTAAGGAGATTGATACTGAGGTGGTAAAGTGGCTCAGAATGGCTTATGACGAGGCCGGATAA
- a CDS encoding aspartate kinase, with translation MKIFKFGGASVKDAGAVRNIATIIKQNLDDRLLFVISAMGKTTNALENLLDTYYDKGDFLKIFNEIKDFHFSIMKSLFADEDNEIWEEVDSLFLNLECYFEKEFSEEYDYIYDQVVSYGELFATRIIHAYLNDSGLRCRWVDARNFIMTSNHHREGVVNWDVTPNLIRNKLMPILERMPVITQGFIGSTPDHHTTTLGREGSDFTASIFAFSLDADEVVIWKDVPGILNADPKKFIGTRQFSKLSYEEAIEMTYYGATVLHPKTIKPLQNKKIPLRVRSFLKPETPGTLIESGIPMQEGVPIIIVKENQVLVSLSTRDFSFMAEHHMSEIFREMARSGMKMNVMQKSAISFSICTDHHERKLTEFLQNLEKHFKIETVEGLELLTIRHHHGKLLNKLLDESAIMLEQKTGKTLQYVLPKGNIKEDISFL, from the coding sequence ATGAAGATATTTAAGTTTGGAGGTGCGTCCGTAAAGGATGCCGGAGCTGTGAGGAATATTGCTACCATTATTAAGCAAAATCTTGATGACAGGCTGCTGTTCGTCATTTCAGCTATGGGGAAAACCACCAACGCGCTGGAAAACCTGCTGGACACATATTACGATAAAGGTGATTTTCTTAAAATATTTAATGAAATAAAGGATTTTCATTTTTCAATAATGAAATCGCTTTTTGCTGATGAAGATAATGAAATCTGGGAAGAAGTGGATTCTTTGTTCCTGAACCTGGAATGCTACTTTGAAAAGGAATTTTCGGAGGAATACGACTACATTTACGATCAGGTAGTGAGTTATGGGGAGCTGTTCGCCACACGGATTATACATGCCTACCTGAACGATTCCGGGCTGCGCTGCCGGTGGGTTGACGCCCGGAACTTCATTATGACGAGCAACCACCACCGCGAGGGCGTTGTGAACTGGGACGTTACGCCAAACCTTATACGCAACAAGCTGATGCCCATTCTGGAAAGAATGCCGGTCATTACGCAAGGATTTATTGGAAGCACGCCCGACCACCATACCACGACCCTGGGCCGTGAAGGCTCGGATTTCACGGCCTCCATTTTTGCATTTTCGCTGGATGCTGATGAGGTTGTGATCTGGAAAGACGTACCGGGAATTCTCAATGCCGATCCCAAAAAATTCATTGGTACGCGGCAATTCAGCAAGCTCTCCTACGAAGAGGCAATTGAAATGACATATTATGGCGCTACGGTGCTCCACCCAAAAACCATAAAGCCGCTGCAAAATAAAAAGATCCCGCTGCGGGTGCGGTCATTCCTGAAGCCGGAAACACCGGGAACGCTCATTGAGTCCGGAATTCCAATGCAGGAGGGCGTACCTATTATTATTGTTAAGGAAAATCAGGTGCTGGTGTCGCTCTCCACCCGCGACTTCTCTTTTATGGCTGAGCACCACATGAGCGAAATATTCAGGGAAATGGCACGCTCAGGTATGAAGATGAACGTGATGCAGAAATCTGCCATCAGCTTTTCCATTTGCACTGACCATCACGAGCGCAAACTCACCGAATTCCTGCAAAACCTCGAGAAGCATTTTAAAATCGAAACCGTAGAAGGACTTGAACTCCTCACTATTCGCCACCATCATGGCAAACTGCTAAATAAACTGCTTGATGAAAGCGCCATCATGCTGGAACAAAAAACTGGTAAAACGCTGCAATATGTTTTGCCTAAAGGAAATATTAAAGAGGATATTTCATTTCTATAA
- a CDS encoding GNAT family N-acetyltransferase, translating into MIKIKQEIREKGGSFYYEENGQRLAEMVYVNAGSETLIIEHTEVNGSLKGKGIGRKLLGSLVEFARAEKIRVIALCPFAKAIFKRSPEWQDVLSKSITPI; encoded by the coding sequence ATGATCAAGATAAAGCAGGAGATACGGGAAAAGGGCGGTTCATTTTATTATGAAGAAAATGGACAGAGGCTTGCGGAAATGGTATACGTAAATGCAGGGAGCGAAACGCTGATCATTGAACATACCGAAGTTAATGGATCGTTAAAAGGGAAAGGAATTGGCAGAAAACTTTTAGGGAGTTTGGTGGAATTTGCCCGTGCAGAAAAAATCCGGGTAATAGCCCTTTGTCCCTTTGCCAAAGCGATCTTTAAACGCAGCCCCGAATGGCAGGATGTGCTTTCTAAATCCATTACTCCTATTTAA
- the fbp gene encoding class 1 fructose-bisphosphatase, with product MLNPVKTLSQFIVETQSLFPHATGGFTRLMSDISTAAKIVNREVNRAGLAEILGSAGTTNIQGEEVKKLDVLANEQFIAALSAGGECCVIASEENDHVIPVDNDFTADAKYVVTMDPLDGSSNIDVNASIGTIFAIYRRQSKSGAGTEADCLQKGDAQVAAGYVIYGSSTMMIYTTGSGVNGFTLDPSIGEFCLSHPNIRTPERGKIFSINEGNYPHFSDGIRKYIEFAKADHKASDRPYSARYIGSLVADFHRNLLKGGIFLYPATTTAKKGKLRLVYECNPLAFIAEQAGGKATDGRQRIMDIQPGELHQRVPLFIGSAAMVDELEKLLD from the coding sequence ATGCTCAATCCAGTTAAAACCCTCTCTCAATTCATTGTTGAAACACAATCTCTATTTCCACATGCTACAGGCGGATTTACCCGGCTGATGAGCGACATCAGTACGGCAGCCAAAATCGTGAACCGGGAGGTAAACCGGGCCGGGCTTGCAGAGATCCTGGGCAGCGCAGGCACCACCAACATCCAGGGAGAGGAAGTAAAAAAGTTGGATGTGCTGGCCAATGAGCAGTTCATTGCTGCCCTCTCAGCCGGTGGAGAATGTTGTGTGATTGCTTCTGAAGAAAATGATCATGTCATCCCCGTGGACAATGATTTTACTGCCGATGCAAAATATGTGGTAACAATGGATCCGCTGGACGGCTCCTCTAATATTGATGTGAATGCATCTATCGGGACAATTTTCGCGATTTACAGACGCCAGTCGAAATCGGGAGCGGGCACTGAGGCTGATTGTCTGCAAAAAGGCGATGCGCAAGTGGCAGCGGGCTATGTCATCTACGGATCATCTACCATGATGATATATACCACAGGATCAGGTGTCAATGGTTTCACGCTGGATCCTTCTATCGGTGAGTTTTGCCTTTCGCATCCAAATATTCGCACTCCGGAAAGAGGGAAGATATTTTCGATAAACGAGGGCAATTATCCGCACTTCAGCGATGGCATCCGCAAATACATTGAGTTTGCGAAGGCTGACCACAAAGCTTCTGACAGGCCCTACTCCGCCCGGTATATTGGCTCGCTGGTGGCCGATTTTCACCGCAATCTGCTGAAGGGAGGTATATTCCTGTATCCGGCCACTACCACCGCAAAAAAGGGAAAACTGAGGTTGGTTTACGAATGCAATCCCCTCGCATTTATTGCAGAACAGGCTGGCGGCAAGGCCACTGATGGTCGCCAGCGCATTATGGATATCCAGCCCGGAGAATTGCATCAGCG
- a CDS encoding GNAT family N-acetyltransferase, whose product MLSFYYFRAQNSHFLSNQQSTIVMQASHIRKGAEKDLPQVHKLIYELAVFERAPEEMTLTLEQLQLDFAAESPAFHFFVAENDGKITGMALYFFTYSTWKGKTLYLEDLVVQENWRCKGIGSLLFEAVLNEAHRTGARRMAWQVLEWNNPAIEFYKKYKAELDAEWINGRLREQQISQLATH is encoded by the coding sequence ATGTTATCATTTTATTATTTTCGCGCCCAAAATTCACACTTTTTATCCAATCAGCAATCTACAATCGTAATGCAGGCAAGCCACATCCGGAAAGGAGCCGAAAAAGACCTTCCACAGGTGCATAAGCTTATATATGAACTGGCGGTATTTGAAAGAGCTCCGGAAGAAATGACGCTCACGCTGGAACAGCTTCAGCTTGATTTTGCTGCAGAATCTCCGGCATTTCATTTTTTTGTCGCAGAGAATGACGGGAAGATCACGGGCATGGCGCTTTATTTCTTTACCTATTCCACCTGGAAAGGGAAAACGCTGTACCTGGAAGATCTGGTGGTGCAGGAGAACTGGCGGTGTAAAGGAATCGGCAGCCTGCTTTTTGAGGCTGTGTTGAACGAAGCGCACCGCACCGGAGCCAGGCGCATGGCGTGGCAGGTGCTGGAATGGAACAATCCTGCTATTGAATTTTACAAAAAATACAAGGCTGAACTGGATGCGGAATGGATTAATGGCAGGCTACGGGAACAGCAAATTTCCCAACTTGCCACCCATTAG